Proteins encoded by one window of Flavobacteriales bacterium:
- a CDS encoding AtpZ/AtpI family protein, which produces MPNEKKPQNNRLKKWAKYSGMAIEMMTIIAVGTFAGYKTDERRGADFPLWTLILSLVSVFSALYLTIRNVMRDSHDED; this is translated from the coding sequence ATGCCGAACGAAAAGAAGCCGCAGAACAATCGGCTTAAGAAATGGGCCAAGTACAGCGGTATGGCGATCGAAATGATGACCATCATCGCCGTTGGTACCTTTGCCGGCTATAAAACAGATGAGCGTCGCGGGGCCGATTTTCCCCTGTGGACGCTCATTTTGTCTTTGGTCAGTGTGTTCTCGGCACTCTATCTGACCATCCGAAACGTAATGCGCGATAGCCATGATGAAGACTAA